A stretch of DNA from Pseudomonas sp. HN11:
CTCAAGGTGGCCTGAACGATCAGCGGCGCCATGCAGTTGGGCAGCACGGTGATGAACATCAGGCGTGGCAGGCCGGCGCCGGCGAGGCGGGCGGCGGTCACGTAGTCACGGTTCAGTTCGCCCATCACCGCCGCGCGGGTCAGACGGACGTAGGACGGCAGCGACACGATGGCGATGGCGATCACGGTGTTGATCAGGCCAGGGCCGAGGATCGCGACAATGGCAACAGCCAGCAGCAGCGAGGGCAGGGCCAGCATGATGTCCATCAGACGCATGATGGTCGGACCGAGCAAGCGCGGGAAAAAGCCGGCGAACAGGCCCAGCAGGATGCCCGGGATCAGCGACATCACCACCGACGACAAGCCTATCAGCAACGACAGGCGCGAGCCCTGGATCAGGCGCGACAGCAGGTCACGGCCCAGCTCGTCGGTGCCGAGCAGGAACTGCATCTGGCCACCTTCCAGCCAGGCTGGCGGGGTCAGCAGGAAATCGCGGTATTGCTCGCTCGGATTATGCGGCGCAACCCAGGGTGCGAAGATCGCGCAGAACACGATCAGCAACATGAACAGCAGGCCGGCAACGGCGCCTTTGTTCTTGGAGAAGGCTTGCCAGAATTCTTTGTACGGGGACGGGTACAGCAGGCTTTGATCGACTGCTGACACTGGAGTAGGTGTGGTCATGGTCATGATCTCAGCGCTGGTGACGGATGCGTGGGTTGGCGAAGCCGTAGAGGATATCCACCACGAAGTTCACCAGGATAACCAGGCAGGCGATCAGCAGGATGCCGTTCTGCACCACCGGGTAGTCCCGCGCGCCAATGGCTTCAATCAGCCATTTGCCGATGCCGGGCCAGGAGAAGATGGTTTCGGTCAAAACCGCACCGGCCAGCAGGGTGCCGACTTGCAGGCCGACCACGGTCAGTACCGGGATCAGCGCGTTACGCAGGCCGTGCACAAACACCACGCGCGCCGGCGACAGGCCTTTGGCCTTGGCGGTGCGGATGTAGTCTTCACGCAATACTTCGAGCATCGACGAACGGGTCATCCGCGCAATCACCGCCAGCGGGATGGTACCCAGCACGATGGCCGGCAGGATCAGGTGGTGCAGGGCGTCCCAGAACGCGTCCGGCTCGTCGGCCAGCAGGGTGTCGATCAGCATGAAGCCGGTGCGCGGCTCGATGTCGTAGAGCAGGTCGATACGCCCGGAAACCGGAGTCCAGCCCAGGCTGACCGAGAAGAACATGATCAGGATCAGGCCCCACCAGAAGATCGGCATCGAGTATCCCGCCAGGGAGATGCCCATCACCCCATGGTCGAACAGGGATCCTCGCTTCAAGGCCGCGATCACCCCGGCCAACAGGCCCAGGATACCGGCGAACAGCAGGGCGGCCATGGACAGTTCCAGGGTCGCCGGGAAGAGTGCGGTGAATTCGGTCCACACGCTGGTGCGAGTACGCAGCGATTCGCCAAGGTCACCCTGGGCGAGTTTGCCGACGTAATCCAGGTATTGCGCATACAGCGGCTTGTTAAGGCCGAGGCGTTCCATTGCCTGTGCGTGCATCTCGGGGTCGACGCGCCGCTCGCCCATCATGACTTCGACGGGGTCGCCAGGGATCATGCGAATCAACGCAAACGTGAGCAACGTTATGCCGAAAAACGTGGGGATCAGTAACCCCAGTCGGCGGGCAATAAAACTAAACATCTTGTTGTTTACCTCAATCAGCCGGTTAGGCAGGTCCGGCACCACCCGGGTGGGCGGTGCCGAGCGTTTCTCTTATTTACTTCACCTGGGTAGTGGCGAAGTTATTTGTCGTCAGTGGGCTTTGGGTATAACCCTCTACGTTCTTGCGCATGGCGGTGAACATTTTCGGGTAAGCCATGGGAATCCACGGTTGGTCCTTGTCGAAAACGTCCAATGCTTGTTCATAGAGTGCCGCGCGCTGGGTCGGTTCAGCATCAGCACGGGCCTTGTCGATCAAGTCTTGAAACTCTTTGTTACACCAGCGGGCGTAGTTTTCGCCGTTTTTCGCTGCATCGCAACTCAGGTTCGGCGTGAGGAAGTTATCCGGGTCGCCGTTATCCCCCGCCCAACCGGCGGAAACCATGTCGTGCTCACCGTTTTTAGCACGTTTGAGCATTTCGCCCCATTCCATGACTTTGATATTCACCTTCAGGCCGATCTGCGCCAGATCCGCCTGCATGCGCTGGGCGCCGAGCATCGGGTTAGGGTTGGTCGGGCCGCCGCCGTTACGGGTGAACAGAGTGAACTCTGTGCCTTCCGGCACACCGGCTTCCTTGAGCAGGGCGCGGGCCTTGTCGAGGTCACGTGGCGGGTTTTTCAGCTTGTCGCTGAAGCCCAGCAGGGTGTTTGGATAAGGGGCGGTGGCATCCACTGCATTGCCTTTGCCGTACAGGGATTCGTTATAGCCTTTCTTGTCGAACGCGATGTTGATTGCGTGGCGTACCCGTGCGTCGCTCATGTACTTGTGGGTGGTGTTCAGCGCGGTGTAGGCGGTGGTCATCGCCGCCAGTTCCGCCACCTTCAGGTTCGGGTCGGCCTTCATGCTCGGCACGTCATCCGGTTTCGGATACAGCGCGATCTGGCACTCGTTGGCCTTGAGCTTTTGCAGACGCACGTTGTTGTCGGTGGTAATCGCCAGGATCAGCGGATCAGCCGGCGGCTTGCCACGGAAGTAATCCGGGTTGGCCTTGAAGCGCACCTGGGCGTCCTTGGCATAGCGGGTGAAGATGAACGGCCCGGTGCCGATCGGCTTGGCATTCAGGTCATCGGTCTTGCCGGACTTGAGCAACTGGTCAGCATACTCGGCGGAGTGAATCGAGGAGAACGCCATGGCCAGGTCGGCCAAAAACGGTGCTTCAGGGCGGGTCAGGGTAAAGACGACAGTGTGATCGTCGATCTTTTCTACGCTCTTGAGCAGTTCCTTGAAGCCCATGCTTTCGAAGTAGGGGTAGCCCACGTTGGACTTTTTATGCCACGGGTGATTCGGGTCCAGCTGGCGCTGGAAACTCCAAAGCACGTCGTCGGCGTTCATGTTGCGCGTGGGCTTGAAGTAGTCGGTGGTGTGGAACTTGATGTCGTCACGCAGGTGAAAGGTGTAGGTCAGGCCATCGGCGCTGATCTCGGGCAGGTCTTTGGCCAGCGCGGGGATCACTTCGGTGGTGCCGGGCTTGAAGTCTACCAGGCGGTTGAACATGGTTTCAGCCGCGGCGTCAGCGGTCACGGCGGTGGTGTATAGCACCGGGTCGAAACCTTCCGGACTGGCTTCGGTGCAGACCACCAGTGGTTTGGCCGAAACGCCGATCGCCACGCTCAACAGCGCGGCAGCCATGGCGGCTTGTAGTGGGAGCAATTTCATTCGGAGCCCTCTGCAATCGATGGGACCAGACAAACGTAGACGGCGGGCTCGTCCTGAGCCCGCCGCTTACTTGGCGCTGATTAAAGAATGTTGAACGGGATGGTGGTGACCAGGCGGAACTCTTTGATGTTGCCGTCAGCTTGTTGCGCGCTGGCGCGGTGAGTCACGTAGGTGCCACGGATGGTCGTGGCCTTGAGCGGGCCGCTCTGAATTGCGTAGGAAGTACCAACGCCGTATTCCTGGTGTTTCTCACCGTCCATGAGGCGCAGGTCGCTGCGCGATACGCCGGCTTCGCCGTAGGCGGTGCCGTTGTAGTGAGTACCGTCGATGCCCCAACCGCGAGCCGAGTAGACGTTGAACTTCAGGCCTGGTACGCCGTATTCGGCCATGTTGATGGCGTAGGCGATCTGGAAAGACTTCTCGTTCGGGCTGTTGAAGTCCGAAGTCAGGGAGTTGGCCAGGTAGATGCCGTTGGTCTCGTGCAGGTAGTCGAAGTACTCGTCACCGTTCACTTCCTGGTACGAGAAGGTCAGGCTGTGGGCCTGGTGGGTCAAGCCCAGG
This window harbors:
- a CDS encoding ABC transporter permease subunit, with product MTTPTPVSAVDQSLLYPSPYKEFWQAFSKNKGAVAGLLFMLLIVFCAIFAPWVAPHNPSEQYRDFLLTPPAWLEGGQMQFLLGTDELGRDLLSRLIQGSRLSLLIGLSSVVMSLIPGILLGLFAGFFPRLLGPTIMRLMDIMLALPSLLLAVAIVAILGPGLINTVIAIAIVSLPSYVRLTRAAVMGELNRDYVTAARLAGAGLPRLMFITVLPNCMAPLIVQATLSFSSAILDAAALGFLGLGVQPPTPEWGTMLASARDYIERAWWVVSLPGLTILLSVLAINLMGDGLRDALDPKLKNAA
- a CDS encoding ABC transporter permease subunit, encoding MFSFIARRLGLLIPTFFGITLLTFALIRMIPGDPVEVMMGERRVDPEMHAQAMERLGLNKPLYAQYLDYVGKLAQGDLGESLRTRTSVWTEFTALFPATLELSMAALLFAGILGLLAGVIAALKRGSLFDHGVMGISLAGYSMPIFWWGLILIMFFSVSLGWTPVSGRIDLLYDIEPRTGFMLIDTLLADEPDAFWDALHHLILPAIVLGTIPLAVIARMTRSSMLEVLREDYIRTAKAKGLSPARVVFVHGLRNALIPVLTVVGLQVGTLLAGAVLTETIFSWPGIGKWLIEAIGARDYPVVQNGILLIACLVILVNFVVDILYGFANPRIRHQR
- a CDS encoding ABC transporter substrate-binding protein — encoded protein: MKLLPLQAAMAAALLSVAIGVSAKPLVVCTEASPEGFDPVLYTTAVTADAAAETMFNRLVDFKPGTTEVIPALAKDLPEISADGLTYTFHLRDDIKFHTTDYFKPTRNMNADDVLWSFQRQLDPNHPWHKKSNVGYPYFESMGFKELLKSVEKIDDHTVVFTLTRPEAPFLADLAMAFSSIHSAEYADQLLKSGKTDDLNAKPIGTGPFIFTRYAKDAQVRFKANPDYFRGKPPADPLILAITTDNNVRLQKLKANECQIALYPKPDDVPSMKADPNLKVAELAAMTTAYTALNTTHKYMSDARVRHAINIAFDKKGYNESLYGKGNAVDATAPYPNTLLGFSDKLKNPPRDLDKARALLKEAGVPEGTEFTLFTRNGGGPTNPNPMLGAQRMQADLAQIGLKVNIKVMEWGEMLKRAKNGEHDMVSAGWAGDNGDPDNFLTPNLSCDAAKNGENYARWCNKEFQDLIDKARADAEPTQRAALYEQALDVFDKDQPWIPMAYPKMFTAMRKNVEGYTQSPLTTNNFATTQVK